One part of the Chthoniobacterales bacterium genome encodes these proteins:
- a CDS encoding beta-galactosidase, whose translation MGFSTQIVRQGISLMLNAVLVLLSQPSCHAEAERNSDPVMDGKIQILSGGGDVTCQTAGHQGPEGDDVSNIALKTKASGLEVWFKESIPLPPDIQNIEWRAYSRGLMAHQTQVVLESPQGDLQAYRTATIGDSPWTPYRLRMDSRGAPLRQLPSVKASGGWRYRGLIFRYPPYVSGNVLISDVKLTRVSNQIEETYIWSLRDLDESLSKQLSYAGFRIQASGETLPASVDFNLLKAPARNASKITWQIRGKDDLILAEGEQSEGVAQILPALPEGAYWVRYKLFDTAGTLASHYEASYLVRQSKTTNLPEAPVQKAFDIFWPDKSVVALEGKPPSESLGVPLKGALPGDVVSWNWRDGASNSLQQGRAKVENSDSISIPSAPTDVSVGQRIELDLELIRSGSVIDARVAYFYPGSDQRAVFAQVPKLHGQFKFYQTDVRNVLPDQVSLGGEFLKMNAAIGSLPFLCFFWDDLEPREGFRQFRFLDERLKQAAESKTPVVLTLLKDQDRLPRWLWYNVMSDQNGQSRQHVASYLRKWSPTDARIKAALYETIRAVIDRYKDASVVEGWNFSQGVESFWSDAARNGFVVDYSPTTGAAFGEFLQKKGWSLEETAKALGKPLAAWSDVVPPQPIFNDSLDLRRIWLAWQEFKQTYPSRFFDEMLSVIRKEDPIRPIYQYGTMGVGDTTYQLDTFKRHQAALCFGGSEGMISPFFESICRQGKVALEAEASAVPPYEPMIRMCLFNKLSHGSLQGGYNSMWGRMFRPDGADFIAAAKNTSQIATTLGHLVDSEPVHAPVAISTGVQSIINRTRSFMWPDWMATARQSFGFSEMISQTVRNSAQVGYVTDKTPAEELVRWPAIVLLEAPLLDDAGANRFFEYVRNGGKLMLMGETGRYNQEGRETWTLRTLLGIAADGKIHTLGKGLVQWLPSPISWSASQDACSDFGSWIGFQRPLKSDIAQVRVALRRSLDGRKYWGILLNQTWAGGNPRLDDVPGKPVTIQLSSTAFPDGTTWKAKDLADNQTIGTFSSQVLAKGVPLSIHPAELRIIEFEKL comes from the coding sequence TTGGGTTTTTCAACGCAGATAGTCCGTCAGGGTATTTCCCTCATGCTCAATGCTGTCTTAGTTCTTCTGAGCCAGCCTAGCTGCCATGCGGAGGCAGAACGTAACTCCGATCCAGTAATGGATGGAAAGATCCAGATTTTGAGTGGCGGGGGGGATGTCACCTGCCAAACCGCCGGGCACCAAGGACCAGAGGGGGATGACGTCAGCAATATAGCATTAAAAACCAAGGCTTCCGGGCTGGAGGTGTGGTTCAAGGAAAGCATCCCCCTGCCGCCAGACATCCAAAACATCGAATGGCGGGCGTATAGCCGGGGGTTGATGGCTCATCAAACACAAGTTGTTTTGGAATCTCCCCAAGGTGATCTTCAGGCGTATCGCACAGCCACCATCGGAGACAGTCCATGGACTCCCTATCGGCTACGCATGGATTCTCGCGGAGCGCCCCTCAGGCAGCTTCCATCGGTGAAAGCGAGCGGGGGCTGGCGCTATCGCGGATTGATATTTAGGTACCCACCTTATGTGAGTGGAAATGTCCTGATTAGCGATGTTAAACTAACCCGCGTCAGCAACCAGATAGAAGAAACGTATATTTGGTCGTTAAGAGATCTGGACGAAAGTCTTTCGAAGCAGTTGAGCTACGCTGGATTCAGGATACAAGCCAGCGGTGAGACGCTTCCGGCATCGGTGGATTTCAACCTGCTTAAGGCACCGGCGAGGAACGCATCGAAGATCACATGGCAAATCCGCGGTAAAGATGATCTCATCCTTGCTGAAGGCGAACAGTCGGAAGGCGTTGCCCAAATTTTACCAGCTCTCCCGGAAGGGGCTTACTGGGTGCGTTATAAACTCTTCGATACGGCAGGAACATTAGCCTCCCATTACGAAGCAAGCTACTTGGTGCGGCAGAGTAAAACGACCAACTTGCCGGAAGCGCCTGTCCAAAAGGCTTTTGATATTTTCTGGCCAGACAAGTCAGTGGTGGCTTTGGAGGGAAAGCCTCCGTCGGAATCTCTTGGCGTCCCATTGAAGGGTGCTTTGCCGGGTGACGTGGTTTCCTGGAATTGGCGTGACGGAGCTTCAAACTCCCTCCAACAAGGGCGGGCTAAAGTCGAAAACTCAGACTCTATCTCCATCCCGTCTGCGCCAACAGATGTATCTGTCGGCCAGCGAATCGAACTGGACCTTGAATTAATCCGCAGTGGCTCTGTCATCGATGCCCGTGTTGCCTATTTCTACCCGGGTTCCGACCAGCGGGCCGTTTTTGCACAAGTACCGAAACTACACGGGCAGTTCAAGTTTTATCAGACTGACGTCAGGAATGTGTTGCCGGATCAAGTGTCCCTGGGTGGTGAATTTCTGAAAATGAACGCAGCGATTGGGAGTCTTCCTTTTCTCTGCTTTTTCTGGGATGATCTGGAGCCTCGCGAAGGATTCCGTCAGTTTCGCTTCTTGGATGAACGGCTGAAGCAAGCTGCTGAATCAAAGACGCCCGTAGTCCTAACGCTTCTGAAGGATCAGGATCGTCTGCCTCGCTGGTTGTGGTACAATGTGATGAGCGATCAAAACGGCCAGAGTCGCCAGCATGTCGCCAGCTACTTGCGAAAGTGGTCTCCAACCGATGCCCGCATCAAGGCCGCTCTTTACGAGACCATCAGGGCCGTCATCGACAGATACAAGGATGCCAGCGTGGTGGAGGGATGGAACTTCTCCCAAGGCGTGGAAAGTTTCTGGAGCGACGCCGCCCGGAATGGCTTTGTCGTGGACTACAGCCCCACCACCGGAGCTGCTTTCGGTGAGTTTCTACAAAAGAAAGGCTGGAGCTTGGAGGAGACCGCGAAAGCCCTTGGCAAACCCCTTGCTGCCTGGAGTGACGTGGTGCCTCCGCAGCCCATTTTCAACGACAGCCTGGATCTTCGCCGGATTTGGCTGGCCTGGCAGGAATTTAAACAAACGTATCCGTCCAGGTTCTTCGACGAGATGCTTTCTGTGATTCGAAAGGAAGACCCTATTAGACCGATTTACCAGTACGGCACGATGGGTGTGGGAGACACCACGTATCAACTGGATACCTTCAAAAGACACCAGGCAGCACTCTGCTTTGGCGGAAGTGAAGGCATGATTAGTCCATTTTTTGAATCGATCTGCCGCCAGGGCAAAGTAGCCTTGGAAGCCGAAGCCAGCGCGGTACCTCCCTACGAGCCGATGATTCGGATGTGTTTGTTTAACAAGCTCTCTCACGGCTCGCTCCAGGGAGGCTACAACTCGATGTGGGGGAGAATGTTCCGTCCTGACGGAGCCGACTTCATAGCTGCGGCCAAAAACACCTCCCAAATTGCCACCACCCTGGGTCATCTAGTAGATAGCGAGCCGGTCCACGCACCCGTTGCCATTTCCACGGGAGTGCAATCCATCATCAACCGGACCCGCTCCTTTATGTGGCCGGATTGGATGGCAACGGCACGGCAATCATTTGGATTTTCGGAGATGATCAGCCAAACCGTTCGGAACTCCGCTCAAGTGGGCTACGTCACGGATAAAACTCCGGCGGAGGAACTGGTGCGCTGGCCGGCCATCGTGCTTCTCGAAGCCCCTCTCTTGGACGACGCGGGGGCGAACCGTTTCTTCGAATATGTTAGAAACGGAGGAAAACTGATGCTCATGGGCGAGACCGGGCGCTACAATCAGGAAGGGAGGGAGACGTGGACTTTGAGAACTCTCCTTGGCATTGCTGCCGACGGAAAAATCCACACCCTCGGCAAAGGTCTTGTCCAATGGCTGCCAAGTCCCATTTCTTGGAGTGCAAGTCAGGATGCCTGTAGCGATTTCGGCTCGTGGATTGGCTTTCAACGGCCCCTTAAAAGTGATATTGCTCAAGTACGGGTGGCTTTGCGCCGTTCTTTAGACGGACGCAAGTACTGGGGAATTCTACTCAATCAAACATGGGCCGGGGGCAATCCACGTCTCGATGATGTTCCGGGAAAGCCAGTCACCATTCAACTTTCCTCAACCGCTTTTCCCGATGGAACCACTTGGAAAGCAAAGGACCTTGCCGACAACCAGACTATCGGGACGTTTTCTTCTCAAGTTCTTGCCAAGGGAGTCCCCCTTTCGATTCACCCAGCCGAACTCCGAATTATCGAATTTGAAAAATTATGA
- a CDS encoding IclR family transcriptional regulator C-terminal domain-containing protein, which produces MTRGLEILQNLAVCGSSLGLTQLAKNMELPKSTTHRLLNILRDLGLIEQHSRTLRYSASARLFALMYGWTHHFGPNALLHQVVRDSAAVYSATVYLCMLADRSTHVISAAGFLGDTAALGSTTPVYASSAGKILVANRPEPEWENYAPANTDLRLTEKTNLDPQCFYRELRIARKEGVAWNLAESADAIVSAAAPVQELLYEPRLAVALVISELDFTVQTRVKMARDVKAIAMKISRILRRQDDVA; this is translated from the coding sequence TTGACGCGCGGGCTTGAAATCCTGCAGAACCTTGCCGTTTGCGGATCTTCGCTCGGTCTCACCCAGCTGGCGAAGAACATGGAATTGCCGAAATCCACCACACACCGGCTACTGAATATCCTCCGGGATCTGGGACTCATAGAGCAACACTCAAGGACTCTGCGATACTCCGCCAGTGCGCGGTTGTTTGCCTTGATGTATGGATGGACCCATCATTTCGGGCCGAATGCACTTCTCCATCAAGTGGTGCGTGACTCTGCGGCCGTTTATTCGGCAACGGTATATCTCTGCATGCTCGCGGATCGATCGACCCACGTAATTTCTGCGGCTGGGTTTCTGGGCGACACGGCGGCGCTCGGTTCGACCACACCGGTGTATGCGTCTTCGGCGGGGAAGATTCTAGTGGCTAATCGTCCGGAACCCGAGTGGGAAAATTATGCGCCTGCCAATACGGATCTTCGGCTGACCGAGAAAACCAATCTCGATCCGCAATGTTTCTATCGTGAGTTGCGGATCGCTAGAAAAGAAGGCGTCGCGTGGAATCTCGCCGAGTCTGCAGATGCGATTGTCTCTGCGGCTGCACCTGTCCAGGAGCTTCTTTATGAACCGAGATTGGCGGTAGCTTTGGTAATTTCGGAACTCGATTTTACCGTGCAGACGCGAGTTAAAATGGCGCGGGATGTAAAAGCCATTGCAATGAAAATTTCGCGTATCCTCCGCAGGCAGGATGACGTCGCTTAG